The following proteins come from a genomic window of Triticum aestivum cultivar Chinese Spring chromosome 6A, IWGSC CS RefSeq v2.1, whole genome shotgun sequence:
- the LOC123127653 gene encoding nicotinamidase 1 encodes MGSEAGGGAAAIDLLRSAAPFLPDADLLLTPGTGLVLVDLVNGFCTVGAGNLAPVTPNKQIEKMVEESTRLAKVFCQRNWPVFAFLDTHHPDRPEPPFPPHCIIGSGEENFVPALEWLENDPNVTMRRKDCIDGYLASFEKDGSNVFSEWVAKFQIKTVLVVGICTDFCVLDFVSSTLAARNIGRVPPLEDVVIYSEGCATFDLPVEVARSIKGALAHPQDLMHHMGLYMAKSRGAKIVDGILEE; translated from the exons ATGGGGTCCgaagccggcggcggcgccgccgcgaTTGACCTGCTCCGCTCGGCGGCGCCCTTCCTGCCGGACGCCGACCTTCTCCTGACGCCCGGCACGGGGCTCGTCCTCGTCGACCTCGTTAACGGCTTctgcaccgtcggcgccgggaacCTC GCCCCTGTCACCCCAAATAAGCAGATCGAGAAGATGGTGGAGGAGTCTACCAGGCTTGCCAAGGTGTTCTGCCAGAGGAACTGGCCGGTCTTTGCGTTCCTTGATACCCACCATCCCGATAGGCCCGAGCCGCCTTTCCCGCCGCACTGCATCATCGGCTCCGGTGAAGAAAACTTTGTTCCAG CTCTGGAGTGGCTGGAGAATGATCCAAATGTGACAATGAGGCGCAAGGACTGCATTGATGGTTATCTTGCTTCATTTGAGAAGGACGGGTCCAATGTTTTCAGCGAGTGGGTCGCAAAGTTCCAGATCAAAACC GTTTTGGTTGTAGGAATATGCACTGACTTCTGTGTTTTGGACTTTGTGAGTTCTACTCTGGCTGCAAGAAACATTGGCCGAGTGCCCCCGTTGGAAGATGTTGTGATCTATTCCGAGGGATGTGCGACATTTGACCTCCCTGTCGAAGTAGCCAGGAgtatcaagggagctttggcccaTCCACAG GATCTTATGCATCACATGGGACTTTACATGGCCAAATCAAGGGGTGCGAAGATAGTTGACGGAATTCTCGAAGAATAA